From a single Spongiibacter taiwanensis genomic region:
- the mtnA gene encoding S-methyl-5-thioribose-1-phosphate isomerase, with product MSTPEAILWRDNRLHLLDQRILPGEVTYLPYRDAAGVAAAIKDMVVRGAPAIGISAAYGMALAALAASEGPGEAGWQATLAPARHLLAESRPTAVNLFWALARCDDTIARHNTSTALPRHLIELAQRLHREDLDINRRIGDHGATLLDHPQQVYTHCNAGALATGGYGTALGVIRSAFRDGNITGVFAGETRPWLQGARLTSWELMQDNIPVTLAIEGAAAQLMRQHKPGWVIVGADRIAANGDVANKIGTYNLAIIARHHGVKFMVAAPISTFDGEIDGDAIPIEQRPATEISHQGDRPIAPEGVNCSNPAFDVTPAELVDAIVTEHGVIRSPTRDKVLAHLAAARQETDQ from the coding sequence GTGAGCACACCGGAAGCCATCCTTTGGCGCGACAATCGGCTACACCTGCTGGATCAACGCATCCTGCCGGGCGAGGTTACGTACCTGCCCTACCGCGATGCGGCAGGTGTTGCCGCGGCCATCAAGGATATGGTCGTCCGCGGCGCGCCCGCCATTGGCATCAGCGCCGCCTACGGTATGGCCCTGGCAGCCCTCGCCGCCAGCGAAGGCCCGGGGGAAGCGGGTTGGCAAGCCACCCTCGCCCCGGCCCGACATCTTTTGGCCGAATCCCGGCCCACCGCCGTCAACCTGTTTTGGGCGCTGGCCCGCTGCGATGACACCATTGCCCGCCACAATACCAGTACGGCGCTTCCCCGCCACTTGATCGAGCTGGCTCAGCGATTACACCGGGAAGACCTCGACATTAACCGCCGCATCGGTGACCACGGCGCCACCCTACTCGACCACCCCCAGCAGGTCTACACCCACTGCAACGCGGGCGCGCTGGCCACCGGCGGCTACGGCACTGCCCTCGGCGTCATTCGCTCGGCCTTTCGGGACGGCAATATCACCGGGGTGTTTGCCGGTGAGACCCGGCCCTGGCTTCAGGGTGCACGGCTCACCAGCTGGGAGCTCATGCAAGACAATATCCCCGTGACCCTGGCCATTGAGGGCGCTGCGGCCCAATTGATGCGCCAGCATAAACCGGGCTGGGTGATTGTCGGCGCTGACCGCATTGCTGCCAACGGTGACGTGGCCAACAAGATTGGCACCTACAATCTGGCAATCATCGCCCGACACCACGGCGTAAAATTCATGGTCGCCGCGCCAATTTCAACCTTTGATGGCGAGATTGATGGCGACGCCATTCCGATCGAGCAGCGCCCAGCAACAGAAATCAGCCACCAGGGTGATCGGCCGATTGCCCCCGAGGGGGTGAACTGCAGCAACCCCGCTTTTGACGTCACCCCAGCCGAGCTGGTCGATGCCATCGTCACCGAGCATGGCGTGATTCGCAGCCCCACCCGCGACAAGGTGCTCGCCCACTTAGCGGCAGCGCGACAGGAAACCGATCAATGA
- a CDS encoding LemA family protein: MLIGLAVVSGIIIFLLIYVITIYNGLVNLKHNVSRNFANIDVLLKQRHDELPKLVETCKQYMGYEQETLTRVIEARQQVASAQASGDIKALGAAETQMRLGLGNLFAVAEDYPELKADDAFAKLQQRISGLESAIADRREVYNEAVNNNNVRIEQFPDVIVARLFNFQAFDLLSFREEELADVDIKALFS; encoded by the coding sequence ATGCTGATCGGACTCGCTGTTGTATCGGGAATTATCATCTTTTTGCTGATCTACGTGATCACCATTTATAACGGGCTGGTCAACCTGAAGCACAACGTGTCGCGCAACTTTGCCAACATTGATGTGCTCCTCAAACAGCGCCACGACGAACTGCCCAAACTGGTCGAAACCTGCAAGCAGTACATGGGCTACGAGCAGGAAACCCTGACCCGGGTGATCGAAGCCCGCCAGCAGGTCGCCAGCGCCCAGGCCAGCGGCGACATCAAAGCCCTCGGCGCTGCGGAAACCCAAATGCGCCTGGGGCTGGGTAACCTGTTTGCCGTCGCCGAAGATTACCCCGAGCTGAAAGCCGACGACGCCTTTGCCAAGCTACAGCAGCGAATTTCCGGGCTGGAGAGCGCCATCGCCGACCGTCGCGAGGTCTATAACGAAGCGGTAAACAATAACAATGTCCGCATTGAGCAGTTCCCCGACGTGATTGTGGCCCGACTGTTCAACTTCCAGGCCTTTGACCTGCTGAGCTTTCGGGAAGAAGAACTGGCCGACGTCGATATCAAAGCCCTGTTCAGCTAG
- a CDS encoding GGDEF domain-containing response regulator, translating to MDVLLVDDDPITRLAVCAALEEWGFVPVVAEDGHQALKHLEGKNPPHLLVIDWSMPGMTGPELCKNIRDRSDGQFFYILMLTGKEGSEAIVEAMESGADDFVSKPFDHRVLKVRIAAGSRIVRLEQTLNQLASRDALTQCWNRRMIDELFHKSILESRRKSTNLSLMVLDIDHFKKINDTHGHSIGDIALKHLVTVLNNNLREYDQVGRYGGEEFVVVLPNTGIEEAWGIAERVRSAVQFQPAFVNRDLSIPLTISIGLAQCNHAEKEDQHRLFQRADEALYNAKASGRNRIVTI from the coding sequence ATGGATGTTTTGCTTGTTGATGATGACCCCATCACCCGCCTGGCAGTCTGTGCCGCGCTAGAGGAATGGGGCTTTGTGCCAGTAGTCGCAGAAGACGGCCACCAGGCGCTGAAACACCTAGAAGGAAAAAACCCCCCTCACTTGCTGGTTATCGACTGGTCGATGCCTGGCATGACCGGCCCGGAATTGTGCAAGAACATTCGCGATCGCAGCGACGGACAGTTTTTCTACATCCTCATGCTAACGGGCAAAGAAGGTAGCGAAGCCATTGTTGAAGCGATGGAGTCTGGCGCCGATGATTTTGTCAGCAAACCCTTTGACCACCGGGTATTGAAGGTTCGTATTGCTGCCGGTAGCCGCATTGTCAGACTGGAGCAAACCTTAAACCAGCTCGCATCACGGGATGCGCTGACCCAATGTTGGAACCGCCGCATGATCGATGAGCTGTTCCACAAGTCGATCCTTGAATCCCGCCGCAAGAGCACTAACCTGTCGCTGATGGTGCTCGATATCGATCACTTCAAGAAAATCAACGACACCCATGGCCACAGCATCGGCGATATCGCCCTGAAGCATCTGGTCACGGTCCTGAACAACAATCTGCGGGAATATGACCAGGTTGGCCGCTATGGTGGTGAGGAATTTGTGGTGGTGCTGCCCAACACCGGCATTGAAGAAGCCTGGGGCATTGCCGAACGGGTTCGCTCAGCGGTGCAATTCCAGCCGGCCTTTGTCAACCGCGACCTGAGCATCCCGCTCACCATCAGTATCGGTCTGGCCCAGTGCAACCATGCGGAAAAAGAAGATCAACACCGCCTGTTCCAGCGCGCGGATGAAGCCCTGTATAACGCCAAGGCCTCGGGTCGGAATCGCATCGTGACGATCTAA
- a CDS encoding E3 ubiquitin ligase family protein produces the protein MDYLALAFSGVVALASGGASFARLRRARIIEDTPTSKIRSAHQGYVELIGIAKEDGGVPVFSPLSQTPCLWYRFKVEEYRRSGKNSRWHVLRKGSSDAPFMMEDGTGTCFLFPEGAEVRSHRRKQWRGSSRLPVASEAAESLFSLGGRYRFTEELLQHDDPIYALGEFGSHHPPNPETLASEAQGRILNEWKQNYQSLLNRFDRDGDGQLDLAEWELARAEALRKVRRELDNSPPITVIHSMAATGDRRRPYIIATSDPKVLSRRFRWQALGLCLVSLAALAALVWQISQATWGA, from the coding sequence ATGGATTACCTGGCCTTGGCCTTCAGTGGGGTGGTTGCCTTAGCTAGCGGCGGCGCCAGTTTTGCCCGCCTGCGCCGGGCACGAATTATTGAAGACACCCCCACTTCCAAAATTCGCTCAGCCCACCAGGGCTACGTCGAACTGATCGGTATTGCCAAAGAAGACGGCGGCGTTCCCGTATTCAGCCCGCTAAGTCAGACCCCCTGCTTGTGGTACCGTTTTAAGGTGGAGGAATATCGCCGCAGCGGCAAAAACAGCCGTTGGCACGTACTCCGCAAAGGCAGCAGCGACGCGCCCTTTATGATGGAAGACGGCACCGGTACTTGCTTTCTGTTCCCAGAGGGGGCGGAGGTCCGCAGTCACCGCCGTAAGCAATGGCGGGGTAGCAGTCGCCTCCCCGTTGCATCGGAGGCTGCCGAGAGCCTTTTTTCCCTCGGCGGTCGCTATCGCTTTACCGAGGAGCTGCTTCAGCACGACGATCCAATCTATGCACTGGGCGAATTCGGCAGCCATCACCCACCCAACCCGGAAACCCTGGCCAGTGAGGCCCAAGGCCGCATTCTCAACGAGTGGAAGCAAAACTATCAGTCGCTGCTGAACCGTTTTGACCGGGACGGCGACGGCCAACTCGACCTGGCCGAATGGGAACTGGCGCGGGCCGAAGCCCTGCGCAAAGTTCGCCGGGAGCTCGATAACAGCCCGCCCATAACCGTCATTCATAGCATGGCCGCCACCGGTGATCGCCGCCGCCCCTATATTATTGCCACCTCCGATCCGAAGGTACTCAGCCGCCGCTTTCGCTGGCAGGCCCTCGGCCTGTGCCTGGTCAGCCTTGCTGCACTGGCGGCGCTTGTGTGGCAAATTAGCCAGGCAACCTGGGGGGCATAA
- a CDS encoding cysteine synthase A gives MTLSLAKSMPDLIGNTPLIYLKSVSELTGCEIYGKAEFLNPGGSVKDRTALGIIRHAEADGSLRPGGTIVEGTAGNTGIGLTLIANALGYKSVVVMPQSQSREKIELLDLYGADLRLVPATNYNDPNHYIHTARRLAEQLNETEANGAIWARQFDNLANARIHEQTTGQEIWAQTDGKIDGFICAVGTGGTLAGVSRALKTHNPDVTIGIADPQGSSLFSYYTTGELAGDGRSITEGIGISLITDNLRQAQVDKAYQISDRDALPYIFELLRHEGLCLGGSSAINIAGAVSLARELGPGHKIVTILCDYGDRYKSKLFNPVFLENMGLPAPDWMRN, from the coding sequence ATGACCCTCAGTCTCGCCAAGTCGATGCCGGACCTGATCGGCAACACCCCCCTGATCTACCTCAAGTCGGTCTCTGAACTCACTGGCTGCGAAATTTACGGCAAAGCGGAGTTCCTCAATCCGGGCGGGTCCGTTAAAGACCGCACAGCACTGGGTATTATTCGCCATGCCGAAGCAGATGGCAGCCTGCGCCCGGGTGGCACCATTGTGGAAGGCACCGCTGGCAATACCGGCATCGGCCTGACCCTGATCGCCAACGCCCTTGGCTACAAAAGCGTGGTGGTGATGCCCCAAAGTCAGAGCCGGGAGAAGATTGAGCTGCTCGATTTGTATGGCGCTGATCTGCGCCTGGTGCCCGCTACCAACTACAACGACCCCAACCACTACATTCACACCGCCCGCCGCTTGGCTGAGCAGCTCAACGAGACCGAGGCCAATGGCGCGATCTGGGCACGTCAGTTCGACAATCTGGCTAACGCTCGCATTCACGAGCAGACCACCGGCCAGGAAATCTGGGCCCAGACGGACGGCAAGATAGACGGTTTTATCTGCGCAGTGGGTACCGGCGGCACCCTGGCTGGGGTGAGCCGAGCGCTCAAAACCCACAACCCCGATGTCACCATCGGCATTGCTGACCCCCAGGGTTCGTCGCTGTTTAGCTATTACACCACCGGCGAGTTGGCCGGCGACGGCCGGTCGATTACCGAGGGAATCGGGATCAGTTTGATCACCGACAATCTTCGCCAGGCCCAGGTTGATAAGGCCTACCAGATCAGCGACCGCGATGCCCTGCCATACATTTTCGAGCTGCTTCGCCACGAGGGCCTGTGTCTTGGCGGCTCTTCGGCAATCAATATTGCCGGCGCGGTGTCCTTGGCCCGGGAACTTGGCCCCGGCCACAAGATCGTCACGATCCTTTGCGACTATGGCGACCGCTATAAGAGCAAGCTGTTCAACCCGGTATTTCTGGAAAACATGGGACTGCCGGCCCCCGACTGGATGCGCAATTGA
- a CDS encoding MFS transporter codes for MSTHQSSLQILQESPMNRAQWLVVTICIGVLALDGYDVLSIAFAAPGMTAEWGLSKAVLGMILPLELVGMALGSIFMGAFADSHGRRPTMLVGLVILTLGMLVAGLAPNVYILGASRVFTGIGIGGLLATATATSSDFCNAKNRALAVVLVAGGFPLGVYLGATFLAPLLKEFDWRITFLLGAGLSLVFLPLVYCFVPESVSFLERKRPDGVLEKLQTVMRRLGHPEPTALSPFDNASAAAPGVKTLFNGPLALVTGILIFAYFANVGTYYYFVKWMPTIVADLGHSASLATEVLGIISLGGVIGSIGISIISAYLPIRPLMVASLVLASLGVALFPAVTDSLTNMKMLGFATGAFIFAAISGFFGLFAVSFPSSHLGSGSGLVLGLGRGGAVLGPMIPGFLFTAGLSLSVVAAVMAAGSFLAGMAVIFLLVRREQALVADSQSD; via the coding sequence ATGAGTACTCACCAGAGTTCGTTGCAGATTCTGCAAGAATCCCCTATGAATCGGGCCCAGTGGTTGGTGGTGACCATCTGCATTGGCGTGCTCGCCCTGGACGGCTACGACGTCCTTTCCATCGCCTTTGCCGCGCCGGGTATGACCGCTGAATGGGGGCTGTCAAAAGCGGTGCTCGGCATGATTTTGCCGCTCGAGTTGGTGGGCATGGCGCTGGGGTCGATTTTCATGGGCGCCTTTGCGGACTCGCACGGGCGCCGTCCCACCATGTTGGTGGGGCTGGTGATTCTGACCCTGGGTATGCTGGTCGCTGGATTGGCGCCGAATGTGTATATCCTCGGCGCGTCTCGGGTATTTACCGGGATCGGTATTGGCGGTTTGCTGGCGACGGCGACCGCAACGTCGTCGGATTTTTGCAATGCCAAGAACCGGGCCCTGGCCGTTGTCTTGGTGGCGGGGGGCTTTCCTCTCGGGGTTTATCTTGGTGCCACTTTCCTCGCACCCCTGCTCAAGGAATTTGACTGGCGAATTACCTTTTTACTCGGTGCTGGGTTGAGCCTGGTGTTCCTGCCGCTAGTGTATTGCTTTGTACCGGAAAGCGTGTCGTTTCTGGAGCGCAAACGGCCAGATGGCGTGTTGGAGAAGCTGCAGACAGTGATGCGCCGCCTCGGCCACCCCGAACCCACGGCGCTGTCTCCCTTCGATAATGCCTCTGCCGCGGCGCCCGGGGTAAAAACCCTGTTTAATGGGCCGTTGGCCCTGGTCACGGGCATTCTGATTTTTGCCTATTTTGCCAATGTGGGTACCTATTACTACTTCGTGAAGTGGATGCCCACCATTGTCGCGGATCTCGGTCATTCGGCCTCATTGGCCACCGAGGTGCTTGGCATTATCAGTTTGGGTGGGGTTATCGGGTCGATCGGGATCAGTATTATTTCGGCCTATCTGCCAATTCGGCCGCTGATGGTGGCAAGCCTGGTGCTGGCCTCTCTGGGGGTGGCGTTGTTTCCCGCAGTCACAGACAGCTTGACGAATATGAAAATGCTGGGCTTTGCCACAGGGGCCTTTATCTTTGCCGCCATTTCCGGATTTTTCGGGTTATTTGCGGTCTCCTTTCCCTCGTCTCATCTGGGGTCCGGGTCGGGTCTGGTGCTTGGCTTGGGCCGTGGCGGCGCGGTGCTTGGCCCGATGATTCCCGGCTTTCTCTTTACCGCGGGACTGTCCCTGTCGGTTGTTGCTGCTGTGATGGCAGCGGGTTCCTTTCTGGCGGGCATGGCGGTGATTTTTTTGCTGGTAAGGCGGGAACAAGCCCTGGTTGCCGACTCCCAGTCGGACTAG
- a CDS encoding methylthioribulose 1-phosphate dehydratase, whose protein sequence is MTAIDSKRFYQQAIALAAAGEALYQRGWVPATSGNFSMRLSDSSATLTASGKHKGRLALTDFIAVDLAGKPLSEGNPSAETLLHTQLYARFADIGAVLHCHSPKATVLSRLLTGKAEVVLEDYELQKAFAGVTTHEGQLVIPIFENTQDIAALATEVDGYLANQPSCPGYLIRGHGIYCWADTLDNCMHRLEALDFLLTCELETLRHRPR, encoded by the coding sequence ATGACGGCGATAGACAGCAAACGCTTTTACCAGCAGGCCATTGCCCTCGCCGCTGCCGGTGAAGCGCTCTACCAGCGCGGCTGGGTGCCGGCAACCAGCGGCAACTTTTCAATGCGCCTGAGCGACAGCAGTGCCACCCTGACGGCGTCGGGCAAACACAAGGGGCGACTGGCGCTCACCGATTTTATTGCAGTGGATCTGGCAGGAAAACCGCTCAGTGAGGGCAATCCTTCCGCCGAAACCCTGTTGCACACCCAGCTCTATGCCCGCTTTGCCGACATTGGCGCTGTGCTTCACTGCCACTCGCCCAAAGCCACGGTGTTGTCGCGCCTACTGACTGGTAAAGCCGAAGTAGTCCTGGAGGATTACGAGTTACAGAAGGCCTTTGCCGGGGTCACCACCCACGAGGGCCAGCTAGTCATCCCGATATTTGAAAATACCCAGGATATTGCCGCCCTCGCCACCGAAGTGGATGGCTACCTGGCAAATCAGCCAAGCTGCCCCGGATACTTGATTCGCGGCCACGGCATTTACTGCTGGGCAGATACACTGGATAACTGCATGCACCGCCTGGAAGCGCTGGATTTTCTGCTTACCTGCGAGCTGGAAACTCTGCGACATCGCCCGCGTTAA
- a CDS encoding sigma-70 family RNA polymerase sigma factor, whose product MADNATGQEQAPSGKFWAECMEKIAQERDKRSFLLLFDHFSPRVNAYLLGQGVDSATAEDITQEALLALWNKAHLYRPEKAAVSTWLFRVARNLWIDKLRKQRGIAYEQDDRLADELTEEPTMAPDGDRLRAAMEALPVNQAQVVFKSYYEGKSHSEIAAETGMPLGSVKSSLRLAIKAFREQFGEQGE is encoded by the coding sequence ATGGCAGATAACGCCACCGGACAAGAGCAAGCTCCCAGCGGAAAGTTCTGGGCCGAGTGCATGGAAAAGATTGCGCAGGAGCGGGATAAGCGCAGTTTTTTGTTGCTGTTCGACCACTTTTCTCCCCGGGTTAACGCCTATTTACTGGGGCAGGGGGTGGACAGTGCCACCGCCGAAGATATCACGCAGGAAGCGCTTTTGGCACTGTGGAACAAGGCGCATCTATACCGCCCGGAAAAGGCGGCCGTCAGTACCTGGCTTTTTCGCGTTGCTCGAAATCTATGGATAGATAAATTGCGTAAGCAGCGCGGCATTGCCTATGAGCAGGACGATCGGCTGGCAGATGAGCTGACGGAAGAGCCAACCATGGCACCCGATGGCGATCGTTTGCGAGCGGCGATGGAAGCCTTGCCTGTTAATCAGGCGCAAGTGGTGTTCAAGTCGTACTACGAAGGCAAAAGCCACAGTGAAATTGCTGCGGAAACCGGCATGCCACTGGGCAGCGTAAAATCAAGTTTGCGGTTGGCGATCAAGGCCTTCCGAGAGCAGTTTGGAGAGCAGGGCGAATGA
- a CDS encoding TetR/AcrR family transcriptional regulator has protein sequence MSRTNTKTQIVAAAENLFAQQGFAATSVSEIAAAVGVSSPAIYKHFRNKLAIYEAVCDSLFTPLAEATKHLNAAADFSETRQQLQQVLALLADNPNAARLVQYATLAKDETLELISEKWYRRFFAFASRAADDPSVEWLTAPTVMAFHCMILGYVTLAPLHESIFHTNPLSSENREAQMQFQENLVNGLNALYQAGKLSTK, from the coding sequence ATGAGCCGAACCAACACCAAAACGCAGATTGTGGCCGCGGCGGAAAACCTCTTCGCCCAGCAAGGTTTTGCCGCGACGTCGGTGAGCGAGATCGCGGCTGCGGTGGGGGTTAGCAGCCCCGCCATCTACAAGCACTTCCGCAATAAACTGGCGATTTATGAAGCGGTGTGCGACTCCCTGTTCACACCCCTGGCCGAGGCGACCAAACACCTTAATGCCGCTGCCGACTTCAGCGAAACCCGCCAGCAATTGCAGCAGGTGCTGGCGTTATTGGCAGACAACCCCAACGCCGCGCGGCTGGTTCAGTACGCCACTCTGGCCAAGGACGAAACGTTGGAGCTCATCAGTGAAAAATGGTATCGGCGCTTTTTTGCCTTTGCCAGCCGCGCCGCCGATGATCCCAGTGTGGAGTGGCTGACGGCACCAACGGTGATGGCCTTTCACTGCATGATTCTGGGCTACGTTACCCTGGCACCGCTGCACGAATCCATTTTTCACACCAATCCGCTCAGCAGCGAAAACAGAGAAGCGCAAATGCAGTTTCAAGAGAATCTGGTAAACGGCCTCAATGCCCTTTACCAAGCCGGCAAGCTCTCGACCAAGTGA
- a CDS encoding ChrR family anti-sigma-E factor, translating into MSQIQHHPSDDTLASYSAGALPAALALVVGCHLEECGRCRRELSALDGVGGELLSALAPKPLSETAKARMLALLDEQTEGFPGSGDLDGNGAGENTRAEKPVAPSSVPRLLAKLTGSDDLDALPWKTVGPGVRQIVLHTGEGNSRLLRIGAGRKMPVHSHRGSELTMILRGGYSDVIGKFNAGDVADLDASVEHQPIADADEDCICLAGMDAPLKFQGWIAKLMQPFVGM; encoded by the coding sequence ATGAGCCAAATACAACATCACCCCAGTGACGATACCCTGGCCAGCTACAGCGCTGGCGCGCTGCCGGCAGCGTTGGCGCTGGTGGTGGGGTGCCATTTGGAGGAGTGTGGTCGGTGTCGGCGAGAACTGAGCGCCCTGGATGGTGTCGGCGGTGAGCTGCTCTCTGCGCTTGCGCCAAAACCCCTTTCGGAAACAGCGAAGGCGCGAATGCTGGCGCTGCTGGATGAGCAGACAGAAGGCTTTCCTGGCAGTGGCGACCTCGATGGCAACGGCGCGGGGGAAAATACCCGTGCCGAGAAGCCGGTGGCGCCAAGCAGCGTTCCGCGATTGCTTGCCAAACTGACGGGCAGCGATGATCTGGATGCATTGCCCTGGAAGACGGTAGGGCCGGGGGTCCGCCAGATCGTGTTGCATACAGGGGAAGGCAATTCGCGGCTGCTGCGAATTGGCGCTGGTCGCAAGATGCCGGTGCACAGCCATCGGGGCAGTGAATTAACGATGATTCTGCGGGGCGGTTACAGCGACGTTATCGGTAAATTTAATGCTGGAGACGTGGCCGATCTGGACGCCAGTGTAGAGCATCAGCCGATAGCTGATGCGGACGAAGATTGTATCTGCCTGGCGGGAATGGATGCACCGTTGAAATTCCAGGGCTGGATCGCGAAATTGATGCAGCCGTTCGTTGGCATGTAA
- a CDS encoding 1,2-dihydroxy-3-keto-5-methylthiopentene dioxygenase, translating to MTTLTIFVDTNHQDAIWQGNEPEAIAAQLGEVGVRFEQWQTRDDIVAGAESDTVIAAYQREIDKLVDEEGYQTVDVISLDANNPQKDALRQKFLSEHTHSEDEVRFFVQGQGLFALHIGDKVFEVLCEKGDLLSVPANTPHWFDLGPAPDLVAIRFFNNPDGWVAHYTGSAIADHYSRIEA from the coding sequence ATGACCACATTGACCATTTTTGTTGATACCAATCACCAGGACGCAATTTGGCAAGGTAACGAGCCTGAGGCTATCGCCGCCCAGTTGGGTGAGGTTGGTGTGCGCTTTGAACAATGGCAAACCCGGGACGATATCGTCGCCGGCGCAGAATCCGACACTGTCATCGCCGCTTATCAACGGGAAATCGACAAACTGGTCGATGAAGAAGGCTACCAGACCGTAGATGTGATCAGCCTGGACGCCAATAATCCCCAGAAGGACGCGCTGCGGCAAAAGTTCTTATCAGAGCACACCCACAGTGAAGACGAGGTTCGCTTCTTTGTTCAGGGTCAGGGCCTGTTTGCCCTGCACATTGGCGATAAAGTATTTGAAGTGCTGTGTGAAAAGGGCGACCTACTCAGCGTGCCGGCGAACACGCCCCACTGGTTTGACCTGGGACCAGCGCCCGACCTGGTGGCCATCCGCTTCTTTAACAACCCCGACGGCTGGGTTGCCCACTACACCGGCAGCGCCATTGCCGATCACTACTCACGCATTGAGGCCTGA
- a CDS encoding DUF2489 domain-containing protein, with the protein MVTNWWWLLAAAVAVVGVLAVIAGRLLWQLRVQQRAQQQRVNETALQAQDGIRVLAGSYLAGQVESSEVSLRIAVLLDQPGVANEVKQRGQPFVGLAGELAHIPTHQAWKDLPADQRRAFRAQMETLESRYQSALKGAAEELLAVLGQD; encoded by the coding sequence ATGGTGACGAATTGGTGGTGGCTGCTGGCCGCAGCAGTGGCGGTGGTCGGCGTCCTGGCGGTGATTGCCGGGCGGTTGTTATGGCAATTGCGCGTGCAGCAGCGGGCCCAGCAGCAGCGGGTAAACGAAACCGCGCTGCAGGCACAGGACGGCATCCGGGTGCTGGCAGGGAGTTATCTTGCCGGACAAGTGGAATCCAGCGAGGTGTCTCTGCGCATTGCGGTATTGTTAGATCAACCCGGCGTTGCCAACGAGGTAAAGCAGCGGGGTCAGCCCTTTGTGGGACTGGCTGGGGAGTTGGCACATATTCCCACCCATCAGGCCTGGAAAGACCTGCCCGCTGATCAGCGCCGGGCATTCAGGGCGCAAATGGAAACGTTGGAATCGCGCTATCAAAGCGCGTTAAAGGGAGCGGCTGAAGAGCTGCTGGCGGTGCTCGGCCAGGACTAG
- the mtnC gene encoding acireductone synthase: MVRAIVTDIEGTTSAIDFVHNVLFPYAKERLPTFVRANGELAAVSQALADTAELSGLPADNHDALITQLLQWIAEDKKVTPLKSLQGLIWERGYREGDYQAHIYPDAAERLRQWHDQGLALYVYSSGSIYAQKLFFEFSLAGNLLPLFSGHFDTTTGPKQAPASYRAICNALGLPAEEILFLSDVVAELDAAAATGMQTIHVVRPQDGTLANPRQQHRKVASFREIDVDDL, encoded by the coding sequence GTGGTCAGGGCCATTGTCACCGATATTGAAGGCACCACCAGCGCCATCGATTTCGTTCATAACGTGCTGTTCCCCTACGCCAAAGAGCGGCTCCCCACCTTTGTGAGAGCAAATGGCGAACTGGCGGCGGTGTCGCAGGCACTCGCCGATACCGCCGAGCTCAGCGGCCTGCCCGCAGATAATCACGACGCGCTGATTACCCAGCTACTGCAATGGATTGCCGAGGACAAAAAGGTCACGCCCCTTAAATCACTGCAGGGTTTGATCTGGGAGCGGGGCTACCGGGAAGGCGATTACCAGGCACACATCTACCCGGATGCAGCAGAACGCTTGCGTCAGTGGCATGATCAGGGCTTGGCGCTGTACGTATACTCGTCCGGCTCGATCTATGCGCAAAAGCTGTTTTTTGAGTTTAGCCTGGCGGGCAATTTGCTGCCGCTATTCAGCGGCCATTTCGATACCACAACCGGCCCCAAACAGGCCCCGGCGTCATACCGGGCCATCTGCAATGCGCTTGGCCTACCGGCCGAAGAGATATTATTTTTATCAGACGTGGTCGCTGAGCTGGATGCCGCCGCAGCCACCGGGATGCAGACAATTCATGTGGTGCGCCCCCAAGACGGCACCCTGGCCAACCCCCGGCAACAACACCGGAAGGTGGCCTCCTTTCGCGAGATCGATGTGGACGATCTCTAG